From the Priestia koreensis genome, one window contains:
- a CDS encoding ABC transporter ATP-binding protein gives MSALETNSLTLSYGETVIINELDLQIPKGEVSVFIGSNGCGKSTLLRSLARLLKPKQGSIILEGEKISSLPTKEIAKQLAILPQGPVAPEGLTVLQLVKQGRYPYQTWFRQWSEEDEEKVYEALAATRMLELADRPVDSLSGGQRQRAWIAMTLAQDTDVILLDEPTTYLDMTHQIEILDLLFELNEKENRTIVMVLHDLNLACRYAHNLVAIQNQQVYAQGKPEEVVTKALVKDVFEMDCEVSFDPIFGTPLCIPHGKGRYVQQKVSV, from the coding sequence ATGAGTGCATTAGAAACCAATTCCCTTACTCTGTCGTATGGTGAGACCGTTATTATAAATGAATTGGACTTACAAATTCCGAAAGGTGAGGTAAGTGTGTTTATCGGAAGCAATGGGTGCGGGAAATCAACGTTACTTCGCTCATTGGCTCGGCTATTAAAACCGAAGCAGGGCTCCATTATTCTTGAGGGAGAAAAAATTTCATCTCTTCCAACGAAGGAGATTGCCAAGCAGCTGGCTATTTTACCACAGGGTCCTGTTGCACCTGAAGGATTAACTGTGCTACAGCTTGTCAAGCAAGGTCGTTATCCGTATCAAACGTGGTTCCGCCAATGGTCAGAGGAAGATGAGGAGAAAGTCTACGAAGCACTTGCAGCTACGCGGATGCTTGAACTTGCTGATCGACCTGTTGACTCGTTATCTGGCGGTCAGCGTCAGCGTGCATGGATTGCCATGACGCTTGCACAAGACACAGACGTTATTTTATTGGATGAACCAACTACCTACTTAGACATGACGCATCAAATTGAAATTTTAGATTTGTTGTTTGAATTAAATGAAAAGGAAAACCGTACGATTGTAATGGTGCTGCATGATTTAAATTTAGCGTGTCGTTACGCTCATAATTTAGTTGCGATTCAAAATCAGCAGGTTTATGCGCAAGGAAAACCAGAAGAGGTTGTTACAAAAGCGCTTGTAAAGGACGTATTTGAGATGGACTGCGAAGTATCATTTGATCCTATTTTTGGTACACCTCTTTGCATTCCACACGGGAAAGGTCGTTACGTCCAGCAAAAAGTGAGCGTGTGA
- a CDS encoding IucA/IucC family C-terminal-domain containing protein has protein sequence MGKFRLVSERTDALIRISGTSLLKSEQLKGVLKSLQEYLALPSLKVAASIFVKRYSFFILVHFYALSAWKQRLLLSAEDIELEVGNERERLWIPSFYASGVSYEMVPEFNHLSSLEAIIETHIVPIFHQLQSLTNIPQKVMWENLYVYVKWMYEQLLEDDTLSSIHKWIQADYDYLMDEAQGALFGAVHNPFKQFRSLQGKRQTCCYSYCMEKKKYCSSCPIINDQKEEKRNESNVSRAI, from the coding sequence TTGGGTAAATTTCGTTTAGTGAGCGAGCGTACTGACGCCCTCATTAGGATTTCTGGAACAAGTCTTTTAAAAAGCGAACAGTTAAAAGGCGTACTGAAGTCCTTGCAAGAATACCTAGCGCTACCTTCCTTAAAAGTAGCCGCTTCTATCTTTGTGAAGCGGTACAGTTTTTTTATCCTAGTGCACTTTTATGCGTTAAGCGCATGGAAGCAGCGATTACTATTAAGCGCTGAAGACATTGAGCTAGAGGTGGGAAATGAACGAGAACGTTTGTGGATTCCATCCTTTTATGCTTCGGGGGTTTCATATGAAATGGTACCAGAGTTTAACCATCTTTCTTCACTTGAAGCAATCATTGAAACCCATATTGTACCGATCTTTCATCAGCTACAGTCGTTAACAAACATACCTCAAAAAGTGATGTGGGAAAACCTCTACGTGTATGTCAAGTGGATGTATGAGCAGCTGTTAGAAGACGACACCTTATCTTCTATTCATAAGTGGATACAAGCAGATTACGATTATTTAATGGATGAAGCACAAGGGGCGCTCTTTGGAGCAGTTCACAATCCTTTTAAGCAGTTTCGTTCTCTGCAAGGGAAGCGACAAACGTGTTGCTATTCCTATTGCATGGAGAAAAAGAAATATTGCAGCAGCTGCCCCATT